Proteins encoded by one window of Nocardia goodfellowii:
- a CDS encoding MgtC/SapB family protein, producing the protein MSTVEMIIRLFAGVGLGAAIGFERQFRAREAGLRTNALVAAGSTLFVLLSANGFHGAVADPTRVAAQIVSGIGFLGAGVIIRDGLNVRGLNTAATLWCSAAVGALAGAGMLDTAVIGTVAVVVVNVALRAAARKVDRRPEAHEEQPATYSFTAVTDDEHEAHVRVLLVQALTRTDFRLVSVSSANIDIPGRVEVRAELTGDRRDDRQMEAAVSRLSLEPSVTSAGWQVTVDNVAGRS; encoded by the coding sequence ATGTCAACAGTAGAGATGATCATCCGGCTGTTCGCCGGTGTCGGCCTCGGCGCCGCGATCGGCTTCGAACGCCAATTCCGGGCCCGGGAAGCGGGCCTGCGCACCAACGCCCTCGTCGCCGCCGGATCCACCCTGTTCGTACTCCTGTCCGCCAACGGGTTCCACGGCGCGGTCGCCGACCCCACCCGGGTCGCCGCGCAGATCGTGTCCGGCATCGGCTTCCTCGGCGCCGGTGTCATCATCCGGGACGGCTTGAACGTGCGGGGTCTCAATACCGCTGCGACACTGTGGTGTTCGGCCGCGGTGGGCGCACTCGCCGGAGCGGGCATGCTGGATACCGCGGTGATCGGCACCGTCGCCGTGGTGGTGGTGAATGTCGCGCTGCGCGCGGCGGCCCGGAAGGTGGACCGGCGGCCCGAGGCACACGAGGAACAGCCCGCCACCTATTCCTTCACCGCGGTCACCGACGACGAGCACGAAGCACACGTCCGCGTGCTGCTGGTGCAGGCACTGACCCGTACCGATTTCCGGCTCGTCTCGGTCTCCAGCGCCAACATCGACATCCCCGGCCGGGTGGAGGTGCGCGCCGAGCTGACCGGGGACCGGCGCGACGACCGGCAGATGGAGGCCGCCGTGAGCCGGCTGAGTCTGGAACCCTCGGTCACCAGCGCGGGCTGGCAGGTCACCGTCGACAATGTGGCGGGGCGGTCGTAG
- a CDS encoding ABC transporter permease — MNARGFYPTRESALARPRSPLADVVIFAGAAVLIWSLVRLSQTVDVPFDETTAPAAVSTDPGQLPYYAARSLLRMFIALAASILFTFVVATAAARLRRARAALLPAMDILQSIPVLGFLSFTVTGFIALFPGSQLGLECASIFAIFTAQVWNMAFSFYHSLTSQPRELDEAARSLRLTRWQRFWRLDVPSGIIPLVWNGMMSFGGSWFFLVASEAISVHNRDYALPGIGSYVAAATAEQDLSKVLIAVGVMVLLVIGVNFVFWRPITAWAERFRMGDSQGPDAPRSLVLNLLRRSHIPVLLGRILGRVVAPLDRVMSVFGLAEYPLRTSRRRRRAGDWAFGVLVVAAVTYGGYRVWSYLESTVGFDEVAHAFGLGLRTLLRVLVLLVLASLIWVPIGVWIGLNPRVSRLAQPIVQVLASFPANFLFPMVTAVLVATGISVDWAAILLMALGSQWYILFNVIAGASAVPNDLREAAASLRLPRKLWWRKLILPAIFPSYVTGGITAAGGAWNASIVAEVVEYGSTTLVATGLGAYIAQATSAGSGPRILIGILVMSVYVVALNRLVWRRLYALAERRYSL; from the coding sequence ATGAACGCCCGCGGCTTCTACCCCACCCGCGAGTCGGCCTTGGCGCGGCCGCGCAGCCCGCTCGCCGACGTGGTGATCTTCGCCGGCGCGGCCGTGCTGATCTGGTCGCTGGTACGACTCTCGCAGACCGTCGACGTCCCATTCGACGAAACCACCGCGCCCGCGGCGGTTTCCACCGATCCGGGACAACTGCCCTATTACGCGGCCCGGTCGCTACTGCGCATGTTCATCGCGCTCGCGGCATCGATCCTGTTCACCTTCGTCGTCGCGACGGCGGCGGCCCGGCTGCGCCGGGCGCGAGCGGCGCTGCTGCCCGCGATGGACATCCTGCAATCGATCCCGGTGCTCGGGTTCCTCTCCTTCACCGTCACCGGTTTCATCGCCCTGTTCCCCGGTTCGCAGCTCGGCCTGGAGTGCGCGTCCATCTTCGCCATCTTCACCGCGCAGGTCTGGAACATGGCGTTCAGCTTCTACCACAGCCTCACCTCGCAGCCCCGCGAACTCGACGAGGCGGCCCGCAGCCTGAGACTGACACGGTGGCAGCGGTTCTGGCGACTGGACGTGCCCAGCGGAATCATCCCGCTGGTCTGGAACGGGATGATGAGCTTCGGCGGCAGCTGGTTCTTCCTGGTCGCCTCCGAAGCGATCTCGGTGCACAACCGTGACTACGCGCTGCCCGGTATCGGCTCCTACGTCGCCGCCGCGACCGCCGAGCAGGACCTGTCGAAGGTGCTGATCGCGGTCGGCGTGATGGTGCTGCTCGTGATCGGGGTGAACTTCGTGTTCTGGCGTCCGATCACCGCCTGGGCCGAGCGGTTCCGGATGGGCGACTCCCAGGGCCCGGACGCGCCGCGCAGTCTCGTGCTGAATCTGTTGCGGCGCTCGCACATTCCCGTGCTCCTCGGCCGGATCCTCGGACGGGTCGTCGCGCCACTGGACCGCGTGATGAGCGTGTTCGGGCTGGCCGAGTATCCGCTGCGGACCTCGCGGCGGCGGCGGCGCGCGGGCGACTGGGCCTTCGGCGTGCTCGTGGTCGCGGCGGTCACCTACGGCGGCTACCGGGTGTGGTCCTACCTCGAATCCACCGTCGGTTTCGACGAGGTGGCGCACGCGTTCGGGCTCGGTCTGCGCACCCTGCTGCGGGTGCTCGTGCTGCTGGTGCTGGCTTCCCTGATCTGGGTACCGATCGGCGTGTGGATCGGGTTGAACCCCAGGGTGTCGCGGCTCGCCCAGCCGATCGTGCAGGTGCTGGCCAGCTTCCCGGCGAACTTCCTGTTCCCCATGGTCACCGCCGTGCTGGTGGCCACCGGCATCAGTGTGGACTGGGCCGCCATTCTGCTGATGGCACTGGGCTCGCAGTGGTACATCCTGTTCAATGTGATCGCCGGCGCCAGCGCCGTGCCGAATGACCTGCGCGAGGCTGCCGCCAGCCTGCGCCTGCCGCGAAAGTTGTGGTGGCGCAAGCTGATTCTGCCCGCCATCTTCCCCAGCTATGTGACCGGCGGCATCACCGCGGCGGGCGGCGCGTGGAACGCCTCGATCGTCGCCGAGGTCGTCGAGTACGGCTCGACCACCCTCGTCGCGACCGGCCTGGGCGCCTATATCGCCCAGGCCACCAGCGCCGGGTCCGGGCCACGGATTCTGATCGGGATTCTCGTCATGAGCGTCTACGTGGTCGCGCTCAACCGGCTGGTCTGGCGGCGCCTGTACGCCCTGGCCGAACGGCGGTACTCGTTGTGA
- a CDS encoding ABC transporter ATP-binding protein, whose amino-acid sequence MTEADVLLDIRGVSKSFTGTGGDELRVLDTIDLQLREGEVVALLGRSGSGKSTLLRIIAGLIGPTSGEVRYRGTPLNGANPGAALVFQSFALMPWLTVQDNVELGLAARNVAPAERRERALAAIDLIGLDGFESAYPKELSGGMRQRVGFARALVLEPDLLLMDEPFSALDVLTAENLRTELVNLWAGDSFPSKAVCLVTHNIEEAVLLADRVLVLGSNPGRIIAEIPITEPRPRAKRAPSFDALVDHIYGLLTGRDTEPAGPEPDTATPTARPLPDASPGGLAGLAELVYAAGGRVDLPVIAGELNFELDDLFPLVDAAEMLGLSTVEAGDVELTEIGRRFAGADIQESKQIFAEQAARRAPLVRTICKGLAGSRAGSLKASFFLDLLRRGFSPDDARRQLDLAIDWGRYGELYDYDKGNDQITADPAAEVYDAVRAAWSA is encoded by the coding sequence ATGACCGAAGCCGATGTGCTGCTGGATATTCGAGGCGTCAGCAAGTCTTTCACCGGCACCGGGGGTGACGAACTACGGGTGCTCGACACCATCGATCTGCAATTGCGCGAAGGCGAAGTCGTCGCGCTGCTGGGCCGTTCCGGGTCCGGCAAATCCACGCTGCTGCGCATCATCGCCGGGTTGATCGGACCGACCAGCGGTGAGGTCCGTTACCGCGGCACACCGCTCAACGGCGCCAATCCTGGTGCGGCCCTTGTCTTCCAGTCCTTCGCGCTGATGCCGTGGCTGACCGTGCAGGACAATGTCGAACTCGGCTTGGCCGCCCGCAACGTCGCGCCCGCCGAACGCCGTGAGCGCGCGCTCGCGGCGATCGACCTGATCGGCCTGGACGGGTTCGAAAGCGCCTATCCCAAGGAGCTTTCCGGCGGTATGCGCCAGCGCGTCGGATTCGCCCGCGCCCTGGTGCTCGAACCGGATCTGCTCCTGATGGACGAGCCGTTCTCGGCGCTGGACGTACTGACCGCCGAGAACCTGCGCACCGAACTCGTCAACCTCTGGGCCGGCGACTCCTTCCCTTCCAAGGCGGTCTGCCTCGTCACCCATAACATCGAGGAGGCGGTGCTGCTGGCCGATCGTGTCCTCGTGCTCGGCTCGAACCCGGGCCGCATCATCGCCGAAATCCCGATCACCGAACCGCGCCCGCGGGCCAAGCGCGCCCCCTCCTTCGATGCCCTGGTCGACCACATCTACGGGCTGCTGACGGGCCGCGACACCGAGCCCGCCGGGCCCGAACCCGATACCGCCACCCCGACGGCCCGGCCGCTGCCCGATGCCTCGCCCGGCGGCCTCGCCGGTCTGGCCGAGCTCGTCTACGCGGCGGGCGGGCGGGTCGACCTTCCGGTCATCGCGGGCGAACTCAACTTCGAGCTCGACGACCTGTTTCCGCTGGTCGATGCCGCCGAAATGCTCGGCCTGTCGACCGTCGAGGCCGGCGATGTCGAGCTCACCGAGATAGGCCGCCGCTTCGCCGGCGCCGATATCCAGGAGTCCAAGCAGATCTTCGCGGAGCAGGCCGCCCGGCGCGCGCCGCTGGTGCGCACCATCTGTAAAGGCTTGGCCGGCAGCCGTGCCGGCTCACTCAAGGCGAGCTTCTTCCTGGACCTGCTGCGGCGCGGCTTCTCCCCCGACGATGCCCGCCGCCAGCTCGATCTGGCCATCGACTGGGGCCGCTACGGCGAGCTCTACGACTACGACAAGGGCAACGACCAGATCACCGCCGATCCCGCTGCCGAGGTGTACGACGCTGTGCGTGCTGCGTGGTCGGCGTAA
- a CDS encoding acyl-CoA dehydrogenase family protein: MARAVWSDDEVEAVRELARTFFEKEVVPHEEKFVAQGHPDRHLYNRAGELGLLCPSIPTEYGGGGGTFAHEAAVIEAQTAAGDGSLGMSVHSGIIAPYLHHFGSEELKRRVLPKAASGEMVLSIGMTEPGTGSDLQAIKTRAVREGDEYVITGSKIFISNGWLCDGIIIAVKTDPTKGAAGVSLIFAEVGDDTPGFKRGRILSKIGGKGQDTAELFFDGLRVPASNLLGEAEGQGFYQMMQMLAQERLVTGILAVCMMEKAVALTVEYTKGREAFGKPLFAMQNTKFELAECATIAKVSRVFLDDCIDKHLRGELDIPTAAMSKYWLTDQLGIVVDRCLQLFGGYGYMTEYPISQLYTGARVLRILAGSNEVMKDLIARAL, translated from the coding sequence ATGGCACGCGCGGTGTGGAGTGACGACGAGGTCGAAGCGGTACGGGAACTCGCTCGAACGTTCTTCGAGAAGGAAGTGGTCCCGCACGAGGAGAAGTTCGTCGCCCAGGGCCATCCGGATCGGCATCTCTACAACCGGGCCGGCGAACTGGGCCTGCTCTGCCCCTCCATCCCCACCGAATACGGTGGCGGCGGCGGCACCTTCGCGCACGAGGCGGCGGTCATCGAGGCGCAGACCGCGGCCGGTGACGGCTCCCTCGGCATGTCGGTGCACAGCGGCATCATCGCGCCGTATCTGCACCACTTCGGCTCCGAGGAGCTCAAGCGCCGCGTCCTGCCCAAGGCCGCCAGCGGGGAGATGGTGCTGTCCATCGGCATGACCGAACCGGGCACCGGCTCCGACCTGCAAGCCATCAAGACCCGCGCCGTGCGGGAGGGTGACGAGTACGTCATCACCGGCTCGAAGATCTTCATCTCCAACGGCTGGCTGTGTGACGGCATCATCATCGCCGTCAAAACCGACCCCACCAAGGGCGCCGCCGGTGTCTCGCTGATCTTCGCCGAGGTCGGCGACGATACGCCCGGATTCAAGCGCGGCCGCATTCTCAGCAAGATCGGCGGCAAGGGCCAGGACACCGCCGAACTGTTCTTCGACGGACTGCGCGTACCCGCGTCGAACCTGCTCGGCGAGGCCGAAGGCCAGGGTTTCTATCAGATGATGCAGATGCTGGCCCAGGAGCGGTTGGTCACCGGCATCCTCGCGGTCTGCATGATGGAGAAAGCCGTCGCGCTCACGGTCGAATACACCAAGGGCCGCGAAGCTTTCGGCAAGCCGCTGTTCGCGATGCAGAACACCAAATTCGAGCTCGCCGAATGCGCGACCATCGCGAAAGTCAGCCGGGTCTTCCTGGACGACTGCATCGACAAGCACCTGCGCGGCGAACTGGATATCCCCACCGCCGCCATGTCGAAGTACTGGTTGACAGATCAACTCGGTATCGTTGTCGACCGCTGCCTGCAACTGTTCGGCGGCTACGGCTACATGACGGAGTACCCCATTTCGCAGCTCTACACCGGCGCCCGTGTCCTGCGCATCCTCGCGGGCAGCAACGAGGTAATGAAGGATCTCATTGCCCGGGCTCTCTGA
- a CDS encoding TetR/AcrR family transcriptional regulator: MPGLSDTAPASRRRRLEPDERRAQILACAIDMFGERPYAAVSTAELAQRAGVARGLINHYFGNKRDLYLAVVRRMVTLPRPEVLTPPTGTTRQRVDASVQWLLDTISEHGSTWVKVTSLEGVGHDPEVQQILDEADDAAAERMLIMVGLADSAHSAQLQALVRAYGGLVKVAGREWIVRGTLDRGQVHHMLTDMLMTLVTVTMPKVEDG, translated from the coding sequence TTGCCCGGGCTCTCTGACACCGCGCCCGCGTCGCGCCGCCGCAGGCTCGAGCCCGACGAGCGGCGCGCGCAGATTCTGGCCTGCGCCATCGACATGTTCGGTGAACGGCCGTACGCGGCGGTCTCGACCGCCGAACTGGCGCAGCGCGCCGGGGTGGCGCGCGGCCTGATCAACCATTACTTCGGCAACAAGCGCGACCTGTATCTGGCGGTGGTACGCCGGATGGTGACGTTGCCCCGCCCCGAGGTCCTGACGCCCCCGACCGGCACGACCCGCCAACGTGTCGATGCGAGTGTGCAGTGGCTGCTGGACACCATCTCCGAACACGGCAGCACCTGGGTGAAGGTGACCAGCCTGGAGGGTGTCGGCCACGATCCGGAGGTGCAGCAGATCCTGGACGAGGCCGACGACGCGGCCGCCGAGCGCATGCTGATCATGGTCGGACTCGCCGATTCGGCACACAGTGCACAATTGCAGGCACTGGTACGCGCCTACGGCGGACTGGTGAAAGTGGCCGGGCGCGAATGGATCGTGCGCGGCACGCTGGATCGCGGCCAGGTGCACCACATGCTCACGGACATGCTGATGACCCTGGTCACCGTAACGATGCCCAAGGTCGAGGACGGCTGA
- a CDS encoding DNA polymerase domain-containing protein, whose amino-acid sequence MSASIELEVDGRTVAISNPDKVYFTQRGETKLDLVRYYQAVAEPFLGVVRDRPLLLERYPDGASGKSWFQKRVPKTAPDWLHTVEVSTPNGTTSDALVAHDLAHILWAVNQGCLGFHVWPTHAGAEARSTAPPVFDAAGTELPPTGITDELRIDLDPSPGITLDDLKFAAVCTRELCAELGIDSRVKTSGSRGLHIYALLEPNWDGYQVRAAAVALARELERRHPEQITASWWKEERGNRVFVDFNQNAPHRTVFGAWCVRPKVGAQVSTPIAWSDLDAVIPEELTIATVPARVAESGDPWGDRTPQSIAPLLEMSERDMAAGLMDAPWPPVYPKMPNEPPRVQPSKAKKESS is encoded by the coding sequence ATGAGCGCGTCGATCGAGCTCGAGGTCGACGGCCGCACCGTCGCCATCAGCAACCCGGACAAGGTGTATTTCACCCAACGTGGCGAGACCAAACTCGATCTGGTGCGCTATTACCAGGCGGTCGCGGAGCCGTTCCTCGGCGTCGTCCGCGACCGGCCACTGCTGCTGGAACGCTATCCCGATGGGGCGTCGGGCAAATCGTGGTTCCAGAAGCGGGTGCCGAAGACGGCGCCGGACTGGCTGCACACCGTGGAGGTGTCCACGCCCAACGGCACCACCAGCGACGCGCTCGTCGCCCACGATCTCGCGCATATCCTCTGGGCGGTCAACCAGGGCTGCTTGGGGTTTCACGTCTGGCCAACACATGCGGGCGCGGAAGCGCGCAGCACGGCCCCGCCCGTCTTCGATGCCGCCGGGACCGAACTCCCGCCCACCGGCATCACCGACGAGCTGCGAATCGACCTGGACCCGTCGCCCGGTATCACCCTCGACGATCTGAAATTCGCCGCCGTATGCACCCGGGAGCTGTGTGCCGAACTCGGCATCGACTCGCGGGTGAAGACCTCGGGGTCGCGCGGCCTGCACATCTACGCCCTGCTGGAACCGAACTGGGACGGCTACCAGGTCCGTGCGGCCGCGGTGGCGCTGGCTCGGGAGCTGGAACGCCGGCATCCCGAGCAGATCACCGCGTCCTGGTGGAAAGAGGAGCGCGGCAACCGGGTGTTCGTCGACTTCAACCAGAATGCCCCGCACCGCACGGTTTTCGGCGCGTGGTGCGTGCGGCCCAAGGTCGGCGCGCAGGTCTCCACGCCGATCGCCTGGTCCGATCTGGACGCGGTGATACCGGAGGAGTTGACCATCGCCACCGTGCCGGCCCGGGTGGCCGAATCGGGTGATCCCTGGGGTGATCGCACACCGCAATCCATCGCACCGTTGCTGGAGATGTCCGAACGGGATATGGCCGCGGGATTGATGGACGCGCCCTGGCCGCCGGTCTATCCGAAGATGCCGAACGAGCCGCCGCGCGTGCAGCCGAGCAAGGCCAAGAAGGAAAGCTCCTAG
- a CDS encoding ATP-dependent DNA ligase, producing MDLPVMPPVKPMLSKSAPAVPTGPGFSYEPKWDGFRCIVFRDGDEVELGSRNDRPLTRYFPEVAELLKQALPEKCVVDGEIVVVTEEGLDFDTLQNRLHPAASRVAKLAAETPASFVAFDLLALGDKDLTEEPFTERRRLLETILDTEPARVHLTPITQDPAVAQDWFTRFEGAGFDGVMVKADAEPYLQDKRVMLKVKHERTADCVVAGFRWHKDGEGVGSLLLGLFDEEGNLHHVGVASSFTKARRAELVDELKPLRANALENHPWRQWADMAAQAKADGKMPGGVSRWTGGKDLSWEALRPELVAEVRYEHVQSGRLRHGGRLVRFRTDRTPESCTYAQLEEVAPAELSAIFSEARK from the coding sequence GTGGATCTGCCGGTGATGCCACCCGTGAAACCGATGTTGTCCAAGTCGGCGCCGGCCGTGCCGACCGGCCCCGGGTTCAGCTACGAGCCGAAATGGGACGGTTTCCGCTGCATCGTGTTCCGCGACGGCGACGAGGTCGAACTCGGCTCCCGCAACGATCGCCCGCTCACCCGGTATTTCCCCGAGGTCGCCGAACTGCTGAAGCAGGCGCTGCCGGAGAAGTGCGTGGTGGACGGTGAGATCGTGGTGGTCACCGAGGAGGGCCTGGATTTCGACACCTTGCAGAACCGGCTGCACCCCGCCGCTTCGCGAGTCGCCAAGCTCGCCGCCGAGACGCCCGCCAGCTTCGTCGCGTTCGACCTGCTCGCCCTCGGCGACAAAGACCTGACCGAGGAGCCGTTCACCGAGCGCAGAAGGCTGCTGGAGACCATTCTCGACACCGAGCCGGCCCGCGTGCACCTCACCCCGATCACCCAGGACCCGGCGGTCGCGCAGGACTGGTTCACGCGTTTCGAAGGCGCGGGTTTCGACGGTGTGATGGTCAAGGCCGACGCCGAGCCCTATCTGCAGGACAAGCGGGTGATGCTCAAGGTCAAACACGAGCGCACCGCCGACTGCGTAGTGGCGGGGTTCCGCTGGCACAAGGACGGCGAGGGCGTGGGTTCGCTACTGCTCGGGCTGTTCGACGAGGAGGGCAACCTGCACCACGTCGGCGTCGCCAGTAGTTTCACCAAGGCTCGGCGCGCGGAACTCGTCGACGAGCTGAAGCCGTTGCGCGCGAACGCGTTGGAGAATCATCCGTGGCGGCAGTGGGCGGATATGGCGGCCCAGGCCAAGGCCGACGGCAAGATGCCCGGCGGGGTGAGCCGCTGGACCGGCGGCAAGGATCTGTCCTGGGAGGCGTTGCGTCCCGAACTGGTCGCCGAGGTGCGCTACGAACACGTGCAGTCGGGGCGACTTCGGCACGGCGGCAGGCTGGTTCGGTTCCGTACCGACCGCACACCGGAATCGTGCACCTACGCCCAGCTCGAAGAGGTCGCACCGGCCGAGCTGAGCGCCATCTTCAGTGAGGCGAGGAAATGA
- a CDS encoding cold-shock protein: MSIGKLVSFDSSRGFGFIRPEDGGPDVFVHVNDIGLDEDELRQGRVFEFDVTEGDRGPKAVNLSAVGGQPITPAPRHKKDRTATAGLTAAEHKRLITELLLDASPALTAGEILTIRDRLTTFADQHGWLD; the protein is encoded by the coding sequence GTGTCCATCGGGAAATTGGTGTCGTTCGACAGTTCTCGGGGTTTCGGGTTCATCCGGCCGGAAGACGGCGGCCCGGATGTATTCGTGCACGTGAACGACATCGGCCTCGACGAAGACGAACTGCGCCAAGGCCGGGTTTTCGAATTCGATGTCACCGAGGGTGACCGCGGGCCGAAGGCGGTCAATCTGAGCGCTGTCGGCGGTCAGCCGATTACTCCCGCGCCCCGCCACAAGAAAGACCGCACGGCCACCGCGGGTCTGACGGCCGCCGAGCACAAACGCCTGATCACCGAACTCCTGCTGGACGCGAGCCCCGCGCTGACCGCGGGGGAGATCCTCACCATCCGGGATCGCTTGACCACCTTCGCCGATCAGCACGGCTGGCTGGACTGA
- a CDS encoding SPFH domain-containing protein gives MLGYHVPDPDEAMLVSGAKVKDNAPFKVIIGRGAWVVPLFRKVRYLSLAMFESEIRERCVTKQAIQLDVRAVIAFKVANDTQSIVNAAQRFLSEQEQEMSVLTGRIFSGHLRSIVGSMTVEEIIRERQKLADEVLIASKVEMGNIGLWVDSFQIQSIDDGNLGYINALAAPHNAAVQRDAQIAQAQAAQRAAEAEQESERRRAEYARETAVLKAQYQRDIDKANAEAAQAGPLAQAIALQEVLTAKAAQARKEAELREQQLQAEIVKPAEAEAERVRILAVAEADRTRIQAEAAASNNRIALDQLLIEQLPEIVKQASVGLSNANLTVLNGPDGVSEMVNGMVGQGLTVFNSLQKALSNNDEENRS, from the coding sequence GTGCTGGGCTATCACGTGCCGGATCCGGACGAGGCGATGCTGGTCAGCGGCGCCAAGGTCAAGGACAACGCGCCGTTCAAGGTGATCATCGGACGCGGCGCCTGGGTGGTCCCGCTGTTCCGCAAGGTCAGATATCTGTCACTGGCGATGTTCGAGTCCGAGATCAGGGAGCGCTGCGTCACCAAGCAGGCGATTCAGCTCGATGTCCGCGCGGTGATCGCCTTCAAGGTCGCCAACGACACGCAGTCGATCGTCAACGCGGCGCAACGGTTCCTCTCCGAGCAGGAGCAGGAGATGTCGGTGCTCACCGGGCGCATCTTCTCCGGTCATCTGCGGTCCATCGTCGGCTCGATGACGGTCGAGGAGATCATCCGGGAACGCCAGAAGCTCGCCGACGAGGTGCTCATCGCGTCCAAGGTCGAAATGGGCAATATCGGGCTGTGGGTGGATTCGTTCCAGATCCAGTCCATCGATGACGGCAACCTCGGCTACATCAACGCCTTGGCCGCGCCACACAACGCGGCGGTGCAGCGGGACGCGCAGATCGCTCAGGCGCAGGCCGCGCAGCGCGCCGCCGAAGCCGAACAGGAATCAGAGCGCCGGCGGGCCGAATACGCCCGGGAAACCGCCGTGCTGAAGGCGCAGTACCAGCGCGATATCGACAAGGCGAATGCCGAAGCGGCGCAGGCGGGCCCGCTGGCCCAGGCCATCGCGCTGCAGGAGGTGCTCACCGCGAAGGCCGCCCAGGCGCGCAAGGAGGCGGAACTGCGCGAGCAGCAGTTGCAGGCCGAAATCGTGAAACCGGCCGAGGCGGAGGCCGAGCGGGTGCGCATTCTCGCGGTGGCCGAGGCCGATCGCACCCGGATCCAGGCCGAGGCGGCGGCGTCGAACAACCGCATCGCACTGGACCAGTTGCTGATCGAGCAGCTGCCGGAAATCGTCAAGCAGGCGTCGGTCGGACTGTCGAACGCCAATCTCACCGTGCTCAACGGACCCGACGGCGTCAGCGAAATGGTGAACGGAATGGTCGGTCAGGGATTGACCGTCTTCAACTCGCTGCAAAAGGCGCTTTCGAACAACGACGAGGAAAATCGGAGCTAA
- a CDS encoding TetR/AcrR family transcriptional regulator, protein MPRSTGRSASEAISRAQIVDAAIRLLDRDGPSPSMDDIAREARITKPRLYRRFADKADLYTEIGNRLAESAATAAGSDLTLILQPPRLAVARVLTAYADSILAHPNVFRFLGRAQVTQPSGGSALQFDLGRAAASRFAVRAREIAESLGIDSAGIDYLARAVVGVVVSLTDLWLGDAGRPEPARTAEFVEQAGEFVWGLVEGFLRRQGIAADPDTPVLTLLNAVDRSGHGVG, encoded by the coding sequence GTGCCCCGCTCCACCGGCCGATCCGCATCGGAGGCCATCAGCCGCGCGCAGATCGTCGACGCGGCGATCCGCCTGCTCGACCGCGACGGCCCGAGCCCGAGCATGGACGACATCGCCCGCGAGGCCCGCATCACCAAACCCCGGCTCTACCGCCGGTTCGCGGACAAGGCCGATCTCTACACCGAGATCGGCAACCGGCTGGCCGAATCCGCCGCCACCGCCGCGGGCAGCGACCTGACGCTGATCCTACAGCCGCCCAGGCTCGCCGTGGCTCGTGTGCTCACCGCCTACGCCGACAGTATTCTGGCGCACCCCAACGTCTTTCGCTTCCTCGGGCGGGCGCAGGTCACCCAGCCGTCCGGCGGTTCGGCGCTGCAATTCGATTTGGGCCGCGCCGCCGCGAGCCGCTTCGCCGTCCGGGCGCGCGAAATCGCCGAATCGCTGGGTATCGATTCGGCGGGGATCGACTATCTGGCCCGTGCCGTGGTCGGGGTAGTGGTGTCGCTCACCGACCTGTGGCTCGGTGACGCCGGCCGCCCGGAACCCGCGCGCACAGCCGAATTCGTCGAGCAGGCAGGCGAATTCGTCTGGGGTCTGGTCGAGGGCTTCCTCCGGCGCCAGGGCATCGCGGCCGATCCCGACACCCCCGTCCTCACCCTGCTGAACGCGGTCGACCGGTCCGGCCACGGCGTGGGCTGA